A genomic stretch from Deinococcus betulae includes:
- a CDS encoding S10 family peptidase gives MSDERDRTSDQEQLDVSVRLPDGRSKNEPCARDEVKVTRHRVTAAGRELFYTVTTGTMVLAEEREAKEGASEGFKSRAQVFFVAYALDEDHQPRRRPVTFSFNGGPGSSSVWLHLGLLGPRRVVMGDAGALSGPPYDLTDNEFTLLTHSDLVFIDPVTTGYSRVLEGEKAADYHGFQKDIESVGDFIRLWTSRAGRWLSPKFLIGESYGTTRAAGLSGYLQERHGLFLNGIMLVSAILDFSTVDFTPGHDLAYVVHLPTAAATAWYHGQLSGEQSLPEVLRGAEVFADGEYARALHAGARLSAAERAQVAQRYAELTGLSDEFVLRNDLRVTLARFCKELLRAQGRTVGRLDSRFTGIDRDAGGDSVEYDPSMSAILGPYTAAMNHYVRLELGFESDLPYEILSSRVRPWSYKEFENKHVRVSDTLRRAMHQNPHLKVLVTSGYFDFATPYHATRHTLDHLQLEPSLRGNVRETFYEAGHMMYVHRPSLEQQAADLTSFIEWATQDATQRGS, from the coding sequence ATGAGTGATGAACGGGATCGAACGAGCGATCAGGAACAGCTGGACGTCAGTGTCCGGTTGCCAGATGGGCGAAGCAAAAACGAGCCGTGCGCTCGCGATGAGGTGAAGGTCACGCGCCACCGCGTCACAGCTGCTGGGCGTGAACTGTTCTACACCGTCACAACTGGCACGATGGTGCTGGCTGAGGAGCGGGAGGCGAAGGAAGGGGCCTCCGAGGGCTTTAAGTCCCGCGCTCAGGTGTTTTTCGTGGCATACGCGCTCGATGAGGACCATCAGCCGCGCCGGCGCCCCGTGACCTTCAGCTTCAATGGCGGGCCGGGCAGCAGTTCCGTGTGGTTGCACCTGGGCCTGCTCGGCCCCCGCCGTGTCGTGATGGGCGATGCGGGCGCCCTGTCCGGCCCGCCCTATGACCTGACGGACAACGAGTTCACTCTGCTGACCCACTCCGATCTGGTGTTCATTGACCCGGTCACGACCGGCTACTCCCGAGTGCTTGAAGGGGAAAAGGCGGCCGATTACCACGGTTTTCAGAAAGACATCGAGTCGGTGGGCGACTTTATCCGGCTGTGGACCAGCCGTGCCGGGCGGTGGCTGAGCCCTAAATTTCTAATCGGGGAAAGTTATGGCACGACCCGCGCGGCTGGCCTAAGCGGTTACCTGCAGGAGCGGCACGGCCTGTTCCTGAACGGCATCATGCTGGTCAGCGCCATCTTAGATTTCTCCACGGTGGATTTCACGCCCGGCCACGACTTGGCGTACGTGGTTCATCTGCCCACCGCCGCTGCCACAGCTTGGTACCACGGCCAGCTCAGTGGTGAGCAGTCGCTGCCAGAAGTTCTGCGCGGCGCTGAAGTCTTTGCGGATGGTGAGTATGCCCGCGCCCTTCACGCTGGCGCGCGCCTCAGCGCGGCCGAACGCGCCCAGGTCGCGCAGCGTTACGCTGAGTTGACCGGTCTGAGCGATGAATTTGTGCTTCGCAATGACCTGCGCGTGACCCTGGCCCGCTTCTGTAAGGAACTGCTGCGCGCGCAGGGCCGCACGGTGGGACGGCTGGACAGCCGCTTTACCGGCATTGACCGGGACGCGGGGGGCGACAGCGTTGAGTACGACCCCAGCATGAGCGCCATCCTGGGCCCGTACACAGCAGCCATGAATCACTACGTTCGCTTGGAACTGGGCTTCGAGTCTGACCTCCCTTACGAGATCCTGAGCAGCCGGGTGCGGCCCTGGAGCTACAAGGAGTTTGAGAACAAGCATGTGCGCGTGTCAGATACGCTCAGGCGGGCCATGCATCAGAACCCTCACCTCAAGGTGCTGGTGACGTCTGGCTATTTCGACTTTGCCACGCCCTACCACGCCACCCGCCATACGCTCGACCATCTGCAACTCGAGCCCAGTCTGCGCGGCAATGTGCGCGAGACGTTCTATGAGGCGGGGCACATGATGTATGTACACCGGCCCAGCCTGGAGCAGCAAGCCGCAGACCTGACGTCGTTCATTGAGTGGGCCACGCAGGACGCGACGCAACGGGGCAGTTAG
- a CDS encoding helix-turn-helix transcriptional regulator: MNNRLRELREARGWTQGVLADRLNVSRQTVNALETGRYDPGLPLAFRIAREFGQPIEAIFHPDPS; the protein is encoded by the coding sequence GTGAACAACCGACTTCGGGAACTTCGCGAGGCGCGAGGCTGGACGCAGGGCGTGCTCGCGGACCGCCTCAACGTGTCACGGCAGACGGTGAACGCTCTGGAGACCGGCCGCTATGACCCTGGCCTCCCCCTTGCTTTCCGGATCGCCCGTGAATTTGGCCAGCCGATTGAGGCCATCTTCCACCCAGATCCTTCCTGA